The following are from one region of the Nymphalis io chromosome 21, ilAglIoxx1.1, whole genome shotgun sequence genome:
- the LOC126776918 gene encoding probable RNA-binding protein EIF1AD isoform X1 — MSKVTKRKHVMNEALWDDYELPKANQSIVKVLKSRGNNLHEVTTPASEEYLVSMPTKFRKNIWVKRGSYILVEPITEGDKVKAEIVKIMKKDSIKYYKENNLWPKAFDDNRKQDEALSEDDLFVNTNRVQMTQYCSETDSSDSSDSSDDSDSNSEIENSSK; from the exons atGTCGAAAGTAACGAAAAGGAAGCATGTAATGAATGAAGCTTTGTGGGACGATTATGAGTTGCCGAAAGCAAATCAAAGTATTGTCAAAGTTTTGAAAAGTAGAGGAAACAATCTTCATGAg GTCACTACTCCTGCCAGTGAAGAATATTTAGTATCAATGCCTACTAAgtttcgaaaaaatatatggGTGAAACGTGGAAGCTACATCCTAGTCGAACCAATAACAGAGGGAGACAAAGTAAAAGCggaaatagtaaaaattatgaagaaggactctataaaatattacaaagaaaacaatttgTGGCCTAAAGCATTTGATGACAATAGAAAACAAGATGAGGCACTTAGTGAGGATGATTTGTTTGTAAACACAAATAGGGTTCAGATGACTCAGTATTGCAGTGAAACAGACTCTAGTGACTCTAGTGACTCTAGTGATGATAGTGATAGCAATAGTGAGATAGAAAATagtagcaaataa